One window from the genome of Clarias gariepinus isolate MV-2021 ecotype Netherlands chromosome 15, CGAR_prim_01v2, whole genome shotgun sequence encodes:
- the ist1 gene encoding IST1 homolog isoform X1, translating into MLGGGFKGERLRVNLRLVINRLKLLEKKKTELAQKARKEIADYLSAGKDERARIRVEHIIREDYLVEAMEILELYCDLLLARFGLIQSMKELDPGLQEAVSTLIWAAPRLQSEVTELKIVSDQLCAKYSKEYGKLCRTNQIGTVNDRLMHKLSVEAPPKILVERYLIEIAKNYNVPYEPDAMVRPEVGEEADLIDVDSDFKKHGGGGGGGGGFTAPAAAMPMPMPMPMPTHTAFSYPPPKGAEPFSAPPGTYDVGFNNFQPPVRGGQPPQLPSCPPTYESIDDFNVKPTASPQVVPGPSPQVFDNNMLPELPSVPDTLPNSSFGGNNGASDDIDFDDLSRRFEELKKKT; encoded by the exons ATGCTCGGTGGTGGGTTCAAAGGAGAGAGACTTCGAGTCAATCTTAGACTCGTCATCAACCGCCTCAAACTGCTCgaaaagaagaaaa CTGAATTAGCTCAGAAGGCCAGGAAGGAGATTGCGGACTACCTGTCAGCAGGTAAAGATGAGCGAGCACGGATTAGGGTGGAGCACATCATCAGAGAAGATTATCTAGTGGAAGCCATGGAGATTCTCGAGTTGTACTGTGACTTGCTGCTGGCCCGCTTCGGCCTTATCCAGTCTATGAA AGAGCTCGATCCTGGCCTTCAGGAAGCCGTGTCCACTCTGATCTGGGCGGCTCCTCGACTACAGTCAGAAGTCACCGAGCTCAAAATA gttTCAGATCAACTGTGTGCCAAATACAGCAAGGAGTATGGCAAGCTATGTAGGACCAACCAAATCGGGACAGTCAATGACAGA CTCATGCACAAACTGAGTGTAGAGGCCCCGCCAAAGATCCTGGTAGAACGTTACCTCATCGAAATCGCCAAAAACTACAACGTCCCGTACGAGCCTGACGCTATGGTGCGG CCGGAGGTAGGAGAGGAAGCAGACCTCATAGACGTGGACAGCGACTTTAAGAAGCACGGTGGTGGAGGCGGAGGTGGTGGAGGTTTCACTGCTCCGGCTGCTGCTATGCCCATGCCCATGCCTATGCCCATGCCGACACACACAGCCTTCAGCTACCCTCCACCTAAAGGAGCT GAGCCCTTCAGTGCTCCTCCTGGCACCTATGATGTTGGCTTTAACAACTTCCAGCCTCCAGTGAGGGGCGGGCAGCCACCTCAACTTCCTAGCTGCCCCCCAACCTATGAGTCT ATTGACGATTTTAACGTCAAACCCACTGCTTCTCCCCAGGTCGTCCCAG GCCCATCTCCTCAGGTCTTCGACAACAACATGCTTCCCGAGCTTCCATCGGTTCCTGACACGCTCCCTAACTCATCCTTCGGCGGCAACAACGGCGCATCAGATGACATTGACTTTGACGACCTGTCACGGCGCTTCGAGGAGCTCAAGAAGAAGACCTAA
- the ist1 gene encoding IST1 homolog isoform X2 translates to MLGGGFKGERLRVNLRLVINRLKLLEKKKTELAQKARKEIADYLSAGKDERARIRVEHIIREDYLVEAMEILELYCDLLLARFGLIQSMKELDPGLQEAVSTLIWAAPRLQSEVTELKIVSDQLCAKYSKEYGKLCRTNQIGTVNDRLMHKLSVEAPPKILVERYLIEIAKNYNVPYEPDAMVRPEVGEEADLIDVDSDFKKHGGGGGGGGGFTAPAAAMPMPMPMPMPTHTAFSYPPPKGAIDDFNVKPTASPQVVPGPSPQVFDNNMLPELPSVPDTLPNSSFGGNNGASDDIDFDDLSRRFEELKKKT, encoded by the exons ATGCTCGGTGGTGGGTTCAAAGGAGAGAGACTTCGAGTCAATCTTAGACTCGTCATCAACCGCCTCAAACTGCTCgaaaagaagaaaa CTGAATTAGCTCAGAAGGCCAGGAAGGAGATTGCGGACTACCTGTCAGCAGGTAAAGATGAGCGAGCACGGATTAGGGTGGAGCACATCATCAGAGAAGATTATCTAGTGGAAGCCATGGAGATTCTCGAGTTGTACTGTGACTTGCTGCTGGCCCGCTTCGGCCTTATCCAGTCTATGAA AGAGCTCGATCCTGGCCTTCAGGAAGCCGTGTCCACTCTGATCTGGGCGGCTCCTCGACTACAGTCAGAAGTCACCGAGCTCAAAATA gttTCAGATCAACTGTGTGCCAAATACAGCAAGGAGTATGGCAAGCTATGTAGGACCAACCAAATCGGGACAGTCAATGACAGA CTCATGCACAAACTGAGTGTAGAGGCCCCGCCAAAGATCCTGGTAGAACGTTACCTCATCGAAATCGCCAAAAACTACAACGTCCCGTACGAGCCTGACGCTATGGTGCGG CCGGAGGTAGGAGAGGAAGCAGACCTCATAGACGTGGACAGCGACTTTAAGAAGCACGGTGGTGGAGGCGGAGGTGGTGGAGGTTTCACTGCTCCGGCTGCTGCTATGCCCATGCCCATGCCTATGCCCATGCCGACACACACAGCCTTCAGCTACCCTCCACCTAAAGGAGCT ATTGACGATTTTAACGTCAAACCCACTGCTTCTCCCCAGGTCGTCCCAG GCCCATCTCCTCAGGTCTTCGACAACAACATGCTTCCCGAGCTTCCATCGGTTCCTGACACGCTCCCTAACTCATCCTTCGGCGGCAACAACGGCGCATCAGATGACATTGACTTTGACGACCTGTCACGGCGCTTCGAGGAGCTCAAGAAGAAGACCTAA